One genomic segment of Colias croceus chromosome 16, ilColCroc2.1 includes these proteins:
- the LOC123698671 gene encoding ski oncogene — MEATNLALTSRESKSRSDHKVMDMNSKPNQVGTVLLYGVPIVSLVIEGIERLCLAQISNTLLKQFSYNEIHNRRVALGITCVQCTPVQLEILRRAGAMPVSSRRCGMITRREAERLCKSFLGDNAPPRLPDDFAFAVHHECAWGCRGAFLPARYNSSRAKCIKCTYCGLFFSPNKFIFHSHRVGPGDKYVQPDAANFNSWRRHMKLSGNPPVEVVHAWEDVKAMFNGGTRKRMLSAARRVPIRRSEEGEAKRVPASPPSAHTPVPRLADYVWGARLPLPYAIPWLKPTLWTPGALTALSGVGAMEEPRAFRPVITHRLDSPQISPLTSPSRSPNRSPINKSPSSRSPLRSPLQSPSRLSLRSPPRSPLRSSPARSTKSDRDSDESVDIETTEDDQAKDVSCTWPCRSAPTPRPDCWSGLVPKIEREEDREPWRLPDLRPPIHYLHDRERDSCAACVAPLPLLPPTAPAPH; from the exons ATGGAGGCGACAAATTTAGCGTTGACTTCGAGAGAATCCAAGTCCCGGAGTGACCACAAAGTTATGGATATGAACAGCAAACCCAATCAA GTAGGAACAGTTCTTCTATACGGGGTACCAATAGTGTCCCTAGTCATTGAAGGCATAGAGCGCTTATGTTTAGCGCAGATATCGAACACGTTGTTAAAGCAGTTTTCCTACAATGAGATTCACAATAGACGAGTAGCGTTGGGCATCACTTGTGTGCAGTGTACACCCGTGCAATTGGAAATTTTGAGGCGCGCCGGTGCAATGCCTGTGTCTTCTAGACGATGTG GAATGATAACCCGTCGGGAAGCAGAGCGCCTATGCAAATCATTTTTAGGCGACAACGCTCCACCGAGGTTACCTGATGACTTTGCATTCGCAGTACATCATGAATGTGCCTGGGGGTGCCGTGGGGCTTTTCTACCAGCCAG ATACAACTCCTCTCGTGCTAAATGCATCAAATGCACATACTGTGGCCTCTTCTTCTCTCCGAacaaattcatatttcattCACACCGAGTCGGACCTGGTGACAAGTACGTACAACCTGATGCTGCAAACTTCAATTCTTGGAGACGACACATGAAGTTGAGCGGGAATCCTCCCGTAGAAGTTGTGCATGCTTGGGAGGACGTTAAGGCTATGTTCAATGGTGGTACGCGGAAGAGAATGTTGTCTGCTGCTAG AAGGGTACCTATCCGCAGGTCGGAGGAGGGCGAGGCGAAGCGTGTGCCGGCCAGTCCGCCCAGCGCGCACACGCCAGTCCCGCGGCTTGCGGACTATGTGTGGGGCGCTAGGCTACCACTGCCGTATGCTATACCGTGGCTAAAGCCGACCTTGTGGACGCCAG GTGCATTAACAGCGTTAAGCGGGGTGGGAGCTATGGAAGAGCCGCGTGCGTTCCGACCGGTGATCACGCATCGTCTGGACTCGCCGCAGATATCACCACTTACATCACCGTCACGATCACCGAACAG GTCACCAATAAACAAATCTCCGAGCAGCCGTTCCCCGCTCCGCTCGCCGCTCCAGTCGCCATCCCGTTTATCGCTTCGCTCGCCGCCACGCTCCCCGCTTCGCTCGTCACCCGCCCGATCCACTAAAAGCGACCGCGATAGCGATGAAAGCGTGGATATTGAAACTACTGAAGACGATCAGGCTAAGGATGTG TCATGCACGTGGCCATGCCGAAGCGCGCCTACTCCGCGGCCGGACTGCTGGAGCGGCCTCGTGCCAAAGATCGAGAGAGAAGAGGACAGGGAACCGTGGCGTCTCCCGGACCTTCGCCCACCCATACACTACTTACATGACCGTG
- the LOC123698635 gene encoding uncharacterized protein LOC123698635, translated as MAQTCGVHPMTIASRVAIERERCIGMSSAEREWRKQWLQDQVLSKNEPVYVEEYWRERTNPIRRLYRAPLNIFFNLLTPILGEGRAADYRYITGKLFLLSFGVLATHYYFKYGGNNWTKKGGWRVVQSKPMVLPGQPGFPFKTNYAPSDYADRGFKCSGFAK; from the coding sequence ATGGCACAAACATGCGGCGTACACCCTATGACAATAGCCAGTCGCGTGGCTATAGAAAGAGAGAGGTGTATCGGAATGAGCAGTGCTGAGAGAGAATGGCGAAAGCAATGGTTACAGGACCAAGTGCTCTCTAAAAACGAACCAGTTTACGTAGAAGAGTACTGGAGAGAACGGACTAACCCTATACGTAGACTTTACCGAGCACCACTCAACATTTTCTTTAACCTTCTAACACCCATCTTAGGAGAAGGTCGGGCAGCAGACTACCGGTACATAACTGGCAAACTATTCCTACTATCCTTTGGTGTGTTAGCGacacattattatttcaaatacgGAGGTAATAACTGGACGAAGAAGGGAGGTTGGCGGGTTGTGCAGTCCAAACCCATGGTGTTACCAGGACAACCCGGGTTCCCGTTTAAAACTAACTATGCTCCGTCTGATTATGCTGATAGAGGATTTAAATGCTCTGGTTTTGCTAAATAG